In the genome of Streptomyces sp. NBC_00433, the window GTCGTTGGCGTCGTGCACCTCGATCCGCACGCTGAACTCTCCACGGTGGAAGCGCGTCTCGATGTGGCGCCCCCGTGGTTCCCGCGCGTGCCGCAAGGCGTTGGTAAACAGCTCGGAGAGCACGACGGCGGCGGAGTCGATCACCTCAACCGGGCATCCCCACTGCACCAGATGACGTGACAGTTCGGCGCGGGCCCGCTGGACGTTTTTGGGGGCCTGGGTCCACCGTCTGGCAACGACGTCGGGGTCCGAAGGAGCGGAGGGTACGGGGAGCATCACCGTGGTCCTCCCGCGGCGGTCCGACGCACGCCGGCGGTGTGGGAACGGCGGCGTAACGCCACCGTCGAGAGGACGGGTTGAACGCTAGTGTGAATCACTGTCGGCGCTCCTGGTCAGCGTTGGCCATGCCCCCGGGCCGGTCGCACGGTCGCGGGGGTCCGTACATCCCCCGCGCACAGTGCGCGGCCCCATCGAGACCGGTCGCACGGTCCGAAAGGGGCTGTCTCGCTCTAGGCAACCGGAGCGCTACACACAGCGGTACCGTTGAAGCGCAGGCGACTTTGAAGAGCGTTAAGCCGCGTGAGGGGTGGACTCATGAGGGACCGTCAGCCGAACGAGGGTCTGACGCGGCTGTACCGGGAGAGCCGCTGGACGCTGCGGCAGCTGGCCCAGGCAGTCAACAAGATCGGTACCGAGCGGGGAACACCCACGCGGTACCAGCCGCCGTCGGTCCACCAATGGCTCGATGGGCACCTGCCCAAAGAGGACGTACGCCCCCTGATCCTGGAAGCCCTGGCCCGCCATCTGCGAAGGCCGGTCACCTTCACCGAGGCGGGCTTCCCCCCGCCTGCTGACGCCGAGGCGGAAGTCGGCACCGTGGAAGGCCTGCTGGATCTGGGCAGGGGTGACATGGACCCCTCGCGCCGGAGCGTGGTCGGGGCGTCTCTCTTCTCTGTCGCTCTTACCATTCCCGGATGGCAGGATGTCATTGGGCGAATGGAGGCTGTTCAGGCCGGGCAGGTCCTGCGGATAGGAATGTCCGAAGTGGACATGGTCATCTCCATGACCGAGCGAGTCTCGGAAATTGACGACCAGTTCGGCGGACGGCATGCGCGCCCCATGGCGGCTGCCTTCTTGGTCAATACTGTTGCGCCGTACTTGAAGGCCGACGCGTCGGAATCGGTACGGAAGGCCATGATGTCGGCTGCCTCCGACCTGTGTTACCTCACCGGATACATGGCTGTGGACGAAGGGGTGCACGGGATTGCTCAGCAGTATTACTTGAAGGCGCTGGAGCTTGCCGGGGCGTCGGAGGACCACCTGACGTACTGCACCACGCTGCGCGGCATGAGCGTGCAAGCCGTCGACCTGCGACACGGCTCTGAGGCGCTCCGCCTCGCCGACGCCGCCGCAGCCGCATCCCCTCAGGCAGGACC includes:
- a CDS encoding ATP-binding protein, yielding MLPVPSAPSDPDVVARRWTQAPKNVQRARAELSRHLVQWGCPVEVIDSAAVVLSELFTNALRHAREPRGRHIETRFHRGEFSVRIEVHDANDAKPERREATDDDESGRGLELVDALTSGQWGISSRVGVGKMVWAICAYEGASHLRDSDDGQS
- a CDS encoding tetratricopeptide repeat protein, which produces MRDRQPNEGLTRLYRESRWTLRQLAQAVNKIGTERGTPTRYQPPSVHQWLDGHLPKEDVRPLILEALARHLRRPVTFTEAGFPPPADAEAEVGTVEGLLDLGRGDMDPSRRSVVGASLFSVALTIPGWQDVIGRMEAVQAGQVLRIGMSEVDMVISMTERVSEIDDQFGGRHARPMAAAFLVNTVAPYLKADASESVRKAMMSAASDLCYLTGYMAVDEGVHGIAQQYYLKALELAGASEDHLTYCTTLRGMSVQAVDLRHGSEALRLADAAAAASPQAGPRMRAFLAGQQAHASAQTGDRKNALMYLREAEVAMDKAESQQRAFGSYDPAALNYHTSQVRYELGDVRGAVEAMQESDRLRYSIYRRTRVKERSLLAERQFALGHLEASCATWHMALDDYPLVQSGRADQRVGEMFRLIRPHLKNATARDLYERARLAAPSLAA